Proteins from a single region of Apium graveolens cultivar Ventura chromosome 7, ASM990537v1, whole genome shotgun sequence:
- the LOC141671420 gene encoding transcription factor bHLH144 yields MHREQPCTPQKPKVYHTDQLGRGFMCRAPVAPFFGGTYSPPSQNHLMPFHGVKFQPSEACPRNFIICDQTDNRSQIMFHPTIHSKVCYPGLDFCFPSFKEDSAKVHKNVDGREASPLKENSDDIDALLNYDEEEEEESDDEVVSTARTSGNDSSDSFDSCSSHGSRTRKSRSPTFSHEPYGNDSNCCGRKRQKMKKTVKALKRIVPGGNQMNTVAVLDEAVRYLKSLKVEVETLGAGNIKPN; encoded by the coding sequence ATGCATAGGGAACAGCCGTGTACCCCTCAAAAGCCAAAAGTCTACCACACAGACCAGTTGGGTCGTGGTTTCATGTGTAGGGCTCCTGTCGCACCCTTCTTTGGTGGAACATATTCCCCACCAAGTCAAAATCACTTGATGCCTTTCCACGGTGTCAAGTTTCAACCTTCTGAAGCATGCCCAAGAAATTTCATTATATGTGACCAGACTGATAACCGAAGCCAGATCATGTTCCACCCGACAATTCACAGCAAAGTGTGTTATCCTGGCCTAGATTTCTGTTTCCCTTCCTTTAAAGAAGATAGTGCTAAAGTGCATAAAAATGTTGATGGAAGAGAAGCTTCTCCATTGAAAGAAAATTCTGATGATATTGATGCATTGTTGAACTATGacgaggaagaggaggaagaatCTGATGATGAGGTAGTCAGCACTGCACGGACTTCTGGAAATGATTCAAGTGattcttttgattcttgttcttcgCATGGTTCAAGAACCAGGAAGAGCAGGTCACCTACTTTTTCACATGAGCCATACGGAAATGACAGTAACTGCTGCGGCAGAAAGAGGCAGAAAATGAAGAAGACAGTTAAGGCATTAAAAAGGATTGTGCCTGGGGGAAACCAAATGAATACAGTCGCTGTCCTTGATGAAGCTGTGAGGTATCTCAAGTCCCTTAAAGTAGAAGTTGAGACACTTGGTGCTGGAAACATAAAACCTAATTAA
- the LOC141672823 gene encoding uncharacterized protein LOC141672823 isoform X1, whose product MSSKEKSAQGCRRQGKRPMLQPTVQPTTQQPTVPIVQKRDYLTWSTDMDNLLISTLYDQINAGNKGDGDFKAQAHQAVVDKLRVEMGIFATVDNVRNRIKVWKKHYAMIIEIRTYTKFKWDEEKKMLVIPIEDLAEWKAYCEGVPHASAYQNKRIQNWDDICTLFAADRANGDGAEQYEESAAAMELENEVASTAETGSGELNKRQKRDRLADAVTSFAESFKEYVSKSKEPPRPTCKEIYEVVSTVDKITDNDVMRAVKRFLNGQVDEFEMLKSLPDDKKLGWILLLIND is encoded by the exons ATGAG TTCAAAAGAGAAATCAGCTCAAGG GTGCCGAAGACAAGGAAAACGACCAATGCTTCAGCCGACTGTTCAGCCAACTACTCAGCAGCCAACTGTACCAATCGTTCAGAAAAGGGATTATTTAACATGGAGTACTGATATGGATAACCTGCTGATTTCGACATTGTATGATCAGATTAATGCAGGAAACAAAGGTGACGGAGATTTTAAAGCTCAAGCTCACCAGGCCGTGGTTGATAAATTGCGGGTTGAAATGGGTATATTTGCCACTGTGGATAATGTGAGGAACCGAATCAAGGTTTGGAAGAAACACTATGCTATGATTATTGAGATTCGAACTTATACCAAGTTTAAATGGGATGAAGAAAAGAAGATGTTGGTGATACCGATAGAAGATCTTGCAGAATGGAAAGCTTATTGTGAG GGAGTTCCACACGCATCTGCCTATCAGAACAAGCGTATTCAGAATTGGGATGACATCTGTACTTTATTTGCCGCCGATAGAGCTAACGGTGATGGTGCAGAGCAGTATGAAGAGTCGGCTGCCGCGATGGAGCTAGAAAATGAAGTTGCTAGCACTGCTGAAACGGGTTCTGGTGAATTAAATAAAAGGCAAAAGAGGGACCGTCTAGCTGATGCCGTTACTAGTTTTGCAGAATCATTCAAGGAATACGTGAGTAAATCAAAAGAACCACCGCGACCCACCTGCAAAGAAATATATGAGGTCGTATCAACTGTTGATAAAATCACTGATAATGATGTTATGAGGGCTGTCAAGAGGTTTCTGAATGGACAAGTTGACGAGTTCGAGATGCTGAAAAGTTTACCGGATGATAAAAAATTGGGATGGATCTTGTTGCTTATTAATGATTAG
- the LOC141672823 gene encoding uncharacterized protein LOC141672823 isoform X2: MLQPTVQPTTQQPTVPIVQKRDYLTWSTDMDNLLISTLYDQINAGNKGDGDFKAQAHQAVVDKLRVEMGIFATVDNVRNRIKVWKKHYAMIIEIRTYTKFKWDEEKKMLVIPIEDLAEWKAYCEGVPHASAYQNKRIQNWDDICTLFAADRANGDGAEQYEESAAAMELENEVASTAETGSGELNKRQKRDRLADAVTSFAESFKEYVSKSKEPPRPTCKEIYEVVSTVDKITDNDVMRAVKRFLNGQVDEFEMLKSLPDDKKLGWILLLIND, from the exons ATGCTTCAGCCGACTGTTCAGCCAACTACTCAGCAGCCAACTGTACCAATCGTTCAGAAAAGGGATTATTTAACATGGAGTACTGATATGGATAACCTGCTGATTTCGACATTGTATGATCAGATTAATGCAGGAAACAAAGGTGACGGAGATTTTAAAGCTCAAGCTCACCAGGCCGTGGTTGATAAATTGCGGGTTGAAATGGGTATATTTGCCACTGTGGATAATGTGAGGAACCGAATCAAGGTTTGGAAGAAACACTATGCTATGATTATTGAGATTCGAACTTATACCAAGTTTAAATGGGATGAAGAAAAGAAGATGTTGGTGATACCGATAGAAGATCTTGCAGAATGGAAAGCTTATTGTGAG GGAGTTCCACACGCATCTGCCTATCAGAACAAGCGTATTCAGAATTGGGATGACATCTGTACTTTATTTGCCGCCGATAGAGCTAACGGTGATGGTGCAGAGCAGTATGAAGAGTCGGCTGCCGCGATGGAGCTAGAAAATGAAGTTGCTAGCACTGCTGAAACGGGTTCTGGTGAATTAAATAAAAGGCAAAAGAGGGACCGTCTAGCTGATGCCGTTACTAGTTTTGCAGAATCATTCAAGGAATACGTGAGTAAATCAAAAGAACCACCGCGACCCACCTGCAAAGAAATATATGAGGTCGTATCAACTGTTGATAAAATCACTGATAATGATGTTATGAGGGCTGTCAAGAGGTTTCTGAATGGACAAGTTGACGAGTTCGAGATGCTGAAAAGTTTACCGGATGATAAAAAATTGGGATGGATCTTGTTGCTTATTAATGATTAG
- the LOC141671077 gene encoding glucan endo-1,3-beta-D-glucosidase-like — MANFGSSLPCTFLLLCFISGGTLKLVDGQAPGQGAWCIAKPSTPDDLLTANLNYACGVVDCSSTQEGGPCFLPPTMVNHASVAMNLYYQDQGRHTWNCDFNGTAVVAVTDPSYGTCTFPFKQTL, encoded by the exons ATGGCAAACTTTGGTTCTTCTCTTCCATGCACTTTTTTGCTTTTGTGCTTCATTTCGG GTGGAACATTGAAGCTTGTTGATGGACAGGCGCCTGGGCAG GGAGCTTGGTGCATTGCCAAACCATCGACGCCAGATGATTTACTGACAGCGAACTTAAATTACGCCTGCGGGGTTGTTGATTGCAGCAGCACCCAGGAAGGTGGCCCTTGCTTTCTACCTCCAACTATGGTTAACCATGCATCAGTAGCCATGAATTTGTATTACCAAGATCAGGGAAGGCATACTTGGAATTGTGACTTCAATGGTACTGCTGTTGTAGCAGTCACTGATCCAA GTTATGGTACCTGTACATTCCCATTCAAGCAGACTCTCTGA